One Vigna unguiculata cultivar IT97K-499-35 chromosome 7, ASM411807v1, whole genome shotgun sequence genomic region harbors:
- the LOC114190339 gene encoding uncharacterized protein LOC114190339, whose amino-acid sequence MKRQRGVAVNAVVMPTNNPPNVEDVTAMGKKKVKKEGEQKVGKSVVEDEERKESSRDMVGGFLQQQQGARDGGMMGWNWEENNQNIPWLRGVVDEQMSWGSTWVPAWDMDFLGGDAFTDLYNDVVWDDDIWNLNNQIPIPLDTKRFDWG is encoded by the coding sequence ATGAAGAGGCAGAGAGGTGTGGCTGTGAACGCTGTTGTTATGCCCACGAACAATCCTCCCAATGTTGAAGATGTGACGGCAATGGGgaagaagaaagtgaagaaAGAGGGTGAGCAGAAGGTGGGGAAGAGTGTGGTGGAGGACGAGGAGAGAAAGGAAAGTTCTAGAGACATGGTGGGTGGGTTCTTGCAGCAGCAACAGGGAGCAAGAGACGGTGGCATGATGGGTTGGAATTGGGAGGAGAATAATCAGAATATCCCTTGGTTGAGAGGTGTGGTTGATGAGCAAATGTCATGGGGTTCCACCTGGGTCCCTGCTTGGGACATGGACTTCTTGGGGGGTGATGCTTTCACTGACCTCTACAATGATGTTGTTTGGGATGATGATATCTGGAATCTCAACAATCAAATTCCAATTCCCCTCGATACCAAGAGGTTTGATTGGGGGTAG
- the LOC114190512 gene encoding LOW QUALITY PROTEIN: zinc finger protein CONSTANS-LIKE 16-like (The sequence of the model RefSeq protein was modified relative to this genomic sequence to represent the inferred CDS: inserted 1 base in 1 codon), producing MGLKFEKPMLIHRASGSPREIALIRNLPNEEAEKRMNFPCSTNEKPDKALHCGPQSSLPFTVGGPKSANPNDLSLLNGMQKRLCGSPFTLTHTPFSSKIIIIVSYSLPCNQTHTVTRFPRLIFGFKFCLGVMSTAKNAANAVGGKTARACDSCITKRARWYCAADDAFLCQACDSSVHSANPLARRHERVRLKTASYKSTDEQQQQQQPPTWHTKKARTPRHGKHSRSNNPFHLVPEVGSEEVNSHDENEEQLLYRVPIFDPFVAELCGTNSSSPSSVTSTDQGAAAAVAEAENKGFQSNVFHHSNNEMENLHGMLPSDAELAEFAADVENLLGRGLENECVGMEDLGLIDAKEEECSVGSGXVKVEEEESPEMEMEMVGRDVSFEFSFDYETCEEVKEKICDFELGKEKGNEEELGENDEVKKKKISLQLDYEAVIIAWASQKSPWTTPDKPNLDPDECWHECIESYGRGIHDPYGEVGGFGIHPVIIDGGREARVSRYREKRRTRLFSKKIRYEVRKLNAEKRPRMKGRFVKRASFAPSTFPLLNH from the exons ATGggattaaaatttgaaaagccCATGCTCATCCACAGGGCAAGTGGGTCACCACGAGAAATCGCTCTGATTAGAAATCTACCCAATGAGGAAGCAGAGAAAAGGATGAACTTTCCATGTTCCACCAATGAAAAACCAGATAAGGCGTTGCATTGTGGACCCCAAAGTTCACTCCCTTTCACTGTAGGAGGTCCCAAAAGTGCAAACCCGAACGATCTCTCACtgttaaatggaatgcaaaagcGTCTCTGTGGGTCACCGttcacactcacacacacccCTTTTTCAtccaaaataataatcattgtATCGTATTCCCTCCCCTGTAACCAAACCCACACTGTAACCCGATTCCCCCGTTTGATATTTGGCTTCAAATTTTGTTTGGGTGTGATGAGTACAGCAAAGAACGCGGCAAACGCGGTTGGAGGCAAAACGGCAAGAGCATGCGACAGCTGCATAACCAAGCGGGCACGTTGGTACTGTGCCGCTGATGATGCTTTTCTCTGCCAGGCCTGTGACTCTTCGGTTCACTCCGCCAATCCTTTGGCTCGCCGGCACGAAAGAGTTCGCTTGAAAACGGCGTCGTACAAGTCCACCGacgaacaacaacaacaacagcaaCCTCCCACTTGGCACACTAAGAAAGCTCGAACGCCCCGACACGGGAAACACTCTCGTAGCAACAATCCCTTCCATCTGGTCCCGGAAGTGGGTTCGGAAGAGGTGAATTCCCATGACGAGAACGAGGAGCAGCTTCTTTACAGGGTCCCCATATTCGACCCTTTTGTTGCTGAGCTATGTGGGACCAATAGCTCTTCTCCTTCTTCGGTGACTTCAACTGATCAAGGAGCAGCAGCTGCCGTGGCCGAGGCCGAAAACAAAGGGTTTCAGAGCAATGTTTTTCATCACAGTAATAATGAGATGGAAAACCTGCATGGGATGCTTCCTTCCGACGCAGAACTTGCTGAGTTTGCGGCTGATGTTGAGAATTTACTGGGTAGGGGGCTTGAAAACGAGTGCGTGGGGATGGAGGATTTGGGACTGATTGATGCGAAGGAGGAGGAGTGTTCGGTGGGTAGTG GGGTGAAGGTGGAAGAGGAAGAGAGCCCTGagatggagatggagatggtGGGGAGAGATGTATCGTTTGAGTTTAGCTTTGATTATGAGACGTGTGAAGAGGTGAAGGAGAAGATTTGTGATTTTGAATTGGGGAAGGAGAAGGGGAATGAAGAAGAACTGGGAGAGAATGATGAggtgaaaaagaagaagatatcGTTGCAGCTTGATTACGAGGCAGTGATTATCGCCTGGGCTAGCCAAAAGTCTCCTTGGACCACTCCTGACAAACCAAACTTGGACCCCGACGAGTGCTGGCACGAATGCATC GAAAGTTATGGAAGGGGAATTCATGATCCTTATGGTGAAGTGGGTGGATTTGGGATTCATCCGGTGATAATTGACGGAGGCAGAGAGGCAAGAGTGTCAAGGTACAGAGAAAAGCGCCGAACAAGGTTGTTCTCCAAGAAAATAAGGTACGAGGTTAGGAAATTGAATGCAGAGAAGAGACCCAGAATGAAGGGGAGGTTTGTCAAGAGGGCTTCCTTTGCACCATCCACATTTCCCTTGCTAAATCATTAA